In Humulus lupulus chromosome 7, drHumLupu1.1, whole genome shotgun sequence, the following are encoded in one genomic region:
- the LOC133791320 gene encoding uncharacterized protein LOC133791320 — MNQKVARFNGCYKRVQQAHHSGWSDEQILENAHQLYKSENNNSNFLLVDCWRLLKDELKWNTMYQPKGGKRTKVSDTGAFTSSSNADISDDEVREVRPTGQKAAKRKGRKKKTHMLDL, encoded by the coding sequence ATGAATCAAAAGGTGGCGCGTTTCAATGGGTGTTATAAACGAGTACAACAAGCACATCACAGTGGTTGGTCTGATGAGCAAATTCTTGAGAATGCACATCAATTGTACAAATCTGAAAATAACAACTCAAATTTTCTACTTGTGGACTGTTGGAGATTGCTAAAGGATGAGTTGAAATGGAATACAATGTACCAACCAAAAGGTGGTAAGAGAACAAAGGTGTCAGATACAGGGGCatttacttcttcttccaatgcagaCATCAGTGATGATGAAGTACGTGAAGTGCGCCCTACTGGCCAAAAGGCagcaaagagaaaaggaaggaaaaaaaagacaCACATGCTAGATTTATAG
- the LOC133790587 gene encoding tryptophan--tRNA ligase, cytoplasmic-like, translating to MEKKEETQGQGLGQEPEQEQVVNPWEVSAKDGGKIDYDKLIDQFGCQRLDQSLIDRVHRLTSRTPHVFLRRGVFFTHRDFNDILDAYERGQKFYLYTGRGASSEALHLGHLIPFMFTKYLQDAFKVPLVIQLTDDEECMWKNLSVEESQRLARENAKDIIACGFDISRTFIFNNFDYVGGAFYQNMVRVAKCVTLNKVTGIFGFSGEDHIGKISFPPIQAVPSFPSSFPHIFQGKDNPRCLIPCAIDQDPYFRMTRDVAPRLGYHKPALIEASFFPALQGEKGKMSASDPNSAIYVTDSAKDIKNKVNKYAFSGGQDSIEKHRKLGANLEVDIPIKYLGFFLEDDAELEHIRTEYGAGRMLTGEVKQRLIQVLSEIVERHSKARAAVTDEMVDAFMAVRPLPNMFN from the exons ATGGAGAAGAAAGAGGAGACCCAAGGCCAAGGCCTAGGCCAAGAACCAGAGCAAGAGCAGGTGGTCAATCCATGGGAGGTATCGGCCAAAGACGGAGGCAAGATAGACTACGACAAGCTCATCGACCAGTTCGGTTGCCAGAGACTAGACCAGTCCCTCATCGACCGTGTTCACCGTCTCACCTCTCGCACTCCCCACGTTTTCCTCCGTCGTGGTGTCTTCTTCACTCACCG GGACTTCAATGATATTCTGGATGCGTACGAGAGAGGCCAGAAGTTTTATCTCTATACTGGACGAGGTGCATCTTCTGAGGCTCTGCATTTGGGCCATCTCATTCCCTTTATGTTCACCAA ATATTTGCAAGACGCGTTTAAGGTTCCTCTGGTCATACAGCTTACGGATGACGAGGAATGTATGTGGAAAAATCTCTCCGTAGAGGAAAGTCAGAGACTTGCTCGGGAGAATGCTAAAGACATTATTGCTTGTGGGTTTGACATTTCGAGAACCTTCATCTTCAATAATTTTGATTACGTTGGTGG TGCATTTTACCAAAATATGGTGAGGGTGGCTAAATGTGTCACTTTAAATAAG GTTACTGGAATTTTTGGTTTTTCTGGAGAGGATCATATTGGGAAAATTAGTTTTCCACCAATCCAG GCTGTGCCGTCGTTTCCTAGTTCATTTCCACATATTTTCCAGGGTAAAGATAATCCCCGTTGCTTAATTCCTTGTGCAATTGACCAG GATCCTTATTTCAGAATGACACGAGATGTTGCTCCTCGCTTAGGATATCACAAGCCTGCACTGATTGAAGCATCATTCTTTCCTGCCTTGCAG GGTGAGAAAGGAAAAATGTCTGCGAGTGATCCAAATTCTGCCATATATGTCACTGATTCTGCAAAGGATATTAAGAACAAG GTGAACAAGTATGCATTCTCTGGTGGACAAGATTCTATAGAGAAACACAGAAAGTTAGGAGCCAATCTTGAG GTTGATATACCAATCAAATACCTTGGTTTTTTCCTAGAGGATGATGCGGAACTTGAACACATTAGGACG GAGTATGGTGCGGGGCGCATGCTAACTGGTGAGGTGAAGCAACGACTCATTCAAGTTTTGTCCGAAATAGTAGAAAGACATAGTAAAGCTAGAGCTGCTGTTACAGATGAG ATGGTGGATGCATTTATGGCAGTGAGGCCTCTTCCCAATATGTTCAACTGA